TGCTAAAAGTGCACGCCTATCTGCTATTTTTGGCATCGTTGGGTTTATATCAGTGCCACTCAGCTTCCTTTCAATTAGATTATGGAGATCTGTTCATCCTGTAATGTTTGGTGATACATTTTATGGGACATCTGGTGGAGGCCTTGAGGGTACTTCAATCATAATTACACTTCTGATCAGTTTTGCTGCTTTTTTGCTGTTATTTGCAGGTATTTTGCTGTACAGATATGAAATTGAAAAAATCAAGGATGAGATATACGATCTCAAGTACGATCTTAAAATGGCATAATCCCGGGTTTTGAAGAAGTGTTGATTGACATATTCGAATTAATATATATTTGCGTGTACATATGACAACGGTTGTAATCACTGAGAAGAACAGGGCTGCTGAGCAGATAGCCCGGATACTAAGTAATGGAAAATATAAGCGTATCAGGATTGAGAGTATTCCTGTTTATGAATTTAGTTCCGGAAACCAATCATGGAAGATCATGGGGTTGGCAGGACATATTATGGGCTATGATTACCCTTCTGCCTACAAAGACTGGAGAGCTGTTGATCCTGGAACTTTACTGGATATAGAACCTGAAAAAAAGGTATTAAAGGAGGAATATGCTAGTGTTATCAGAAAGCTTGCAAACGAAGCTTCAGAAATAATCCTTGCGTGTGACTATGATAGGGAAGGTGAAAACATAGGTTTTGAAGCTAAGGATATTGCCTCAAAGGTGTCAGATGTTTCTTTTAAAAGGGCAAAATTTTCTTCACTTTCTCCGGAAGAGATTAACAGGGCCTTCAATTCACTTGTTGAACCGGATGTAAATATGGCAATGGCTGCTGAAGCACGCCAGATTCTGGATTTGAAAATGGGAGTTGCATTTACCCGTTTTATAACACTTTCTGTCAGGGAATATGTAAGGACAAAAAAGATACTTTCTGTTGGTCCCTGTCAGAGTCCAACATGTGGCTTTGTTTATGAAAGGGAGCGCACCATCAGAGATTTCAAACCCACTGATTTCTGGAAGATAGAAGCTCTCTTTAATTCAGGAGAAACCAATTTTCCAGGGTCCCACAGGAAAGGAAAGATCTTTAACAAAGATGAAGCAATGAGCGTTTATAGGAAGATCAAAGACTGTAGCAGTGGATCAATATGTGAGAGGAATGTAAAGGAATCCTCTGTTAATCCCCCAAACCCGCTTAATACAAATGAACTTCTCAAAAGAGGATCTAATTTTCTGGGAATCAGTCCTGAAAATACACTGAAGATAGCTGAAGACCTTTATCTTGCAGGATTTATCAGTTATCCCAGGACAGAAACAAATAAGTACAGCAAGGAATTTAAATTCGCAGAAATTATTGATGAGTTCAGGAATGGACATTACAATGATTGTGTATCACTTCTCCCGGGTGATATCCATCCAAAAAACGGAAAAAAAGATTCTCATGACCATCCTCCGATATATCCAATAAAGTCCGCATCAAAGAAGGATGTCATGAAACTATCTGAGAATCCTGATTACTGGAATATATATGATCTTATTGTGCGCCATTTTTTTGCAAATCTCATGCCTCCGGCAATTTTTGAAAAAACCCATCTAGCTGTTCTTGTAAAAGATGAGATATTTGATTCAAAGGGTTCTGTTATGAAGGATGCCGGATGGATGCAGGTATATCCTTTTGAGAAAAGCAGTGATAAACTACTACCCCGCCTTCAAATGGGTGATGGTGTAAATATTGAGGAAATATCATGCAATATGTCCCAGACCACTCCTCCAAAAAAGCTGACCGAAGCTGAACTTCTGACATTGATGGAACATAATGGAATTGGAACCAAGGCAACAGCTTCTGGACATATAGAAACAAATAAAAAAAGAGGCTATTTTGAAAACAGGGGTAAGACCGTATCTATTATGGACCGGGGTTTTGTTTTAATGGATGCATTAAATGAATCCGTTCCCTCTGTCATTAAACCGGAAGTACGTGCACGTATTGAATCACTCATACAGGATGTTGAATCCGGGAATATGGATATTGATTCTGCTGTTCTTGAAGGGACAGATCTGATTAAAAAGATGTACTCTTGTCTTAGTGAAGGTAAAGACAGGCTGGCAAGCAAGGTAGTTGCAGCCATATCTGATGAAGCTGCACAGGAAGACAAAAAAAATTTCATAGGATATTGTTCCCAGTGCAACAGAATATTGAAAATAATAAAGACAGATAATGGGAGGTTTGTAGGGTGTACTGGCTATCCCCAATGCAAAAATACATACCCTCTTCCTAGAAAGGGTGCATTGTCAATTCTTAGAAGCAGTGAATGCAGGAGGGGTGGCGCTGCAG
Above is a genomic segment from Methanosalsum zhilinae DSM 4017 containing:
- a CDS encoding DNA topoisomerase, coding for MTTVVITEKNRAAEQIARILSNGKYKRIRIESIPVYEFSSGNQSWKIMGLAGHIMGYDYPSAYKDWRAVDPGTLLDIEPEKKVLKEEYASVIRKLANEASEIILACDYDREGENIGFEAKDIASKVSDVSFKRAKFSSLSPEEINRAFNSLVEPDVNMAMAAEARQILDLKMGVAFTRFITLSVREYVRTKKILSVGPCQSPTCGFVYERERTIRDFKPTDFWKIEALFNSGETNFPGSHRKGKIFNKDEAMSVYRKIKDCSSGSICERNVKESSVNPPNPLNTNELLKRGSNFLGISPENTLKIAEDLYLAGFISYPRTETNKYSKEFKFAEIIDEFRNGHYNDCVSLLPGDIHPKNGKKDSHDHPPIYPIKSASKKDVMKLSENPDYWNIYDLIVRHFFANLMPPAIFEKTHLAVLVKDEIFDSKGSVMKDAGWMQVYPFEKSSDKLLPRLQMGDGVNIEEISCNMSQTTPPKKLTEAELLTLMEHNGIGTKATASGHIETNKKRGYFENRGKTVSIMDRGFVLMDALNESVPSVIKPEVRARIESLIQDVESGNMDIDSAVLEGTDLIKKMYSCLSEGKDRLASKVVAAISDEAAQEDKKNFIGYCSQCNRILKIIKTDNGRFVGCTGYPQCKNTYPLPRKGALSILRSSECRRGGAAVIKVGKKYHWAVGIGPCFTCEFEKECFPPEIIGDCPECDGSMFVIQTEKSRFLGCTKRCGYTQSLPDKGRLTINEDKCENCGWNILRVKEMKKDALVICINRKCKKRYNKC